A single genomic interval of Trichosurus vulpecula isolate mTriVul1 chromosome 6, mTriVul1.pri, whole genome shotgun sequence harbors:
- the LOC118855177 gene encoding olfactory receptor 9G4-like, whose translation MSELKCKKQTVSSHKLSPAKLKVATTMSVEVGNRTTLTEFILIGFSADPQMQLVFFGAFLALYLVTLAGNMTLVILIRIDSRLHTPMYFFIGNLSFLDFWYTSVYTPKILATCISEDKRISLAGCAAQLFSSCVVAYTECYLLAAMAYDRYVAICNPLLYSVAMSRPLCVGLVAGSYVGGFLNAIAHTANTFRLKFCGKNIIDHFFCDAPPLVKMSCTDTHVYEKVMLGVVGFTVLSSILAILISYFNILLAILRIRSASGRWKAFSTCASHMISVMLFYGSLLFMYSRPSSTYSLEKDKLAALFYTVVNPMLNPMIYSFRNKDVKEAFRKAIQRIKIPR comes from the exons ATGTCAGAGCTAAAGTGTAAGAAACAGACTGTATCATCCCACAAGCTGTCCCCTGCCAAACTGAAG GTTGCCACCACCATGTCTGTGGAAGTGGGGAATCGGACCACCTTGACTGAATTCATCTTAATTGGCTTCTCAGCTGACCCCCAGATGCAACTGGTCTTCTTTGGAGCTTTTTTGGCTCTTTATTTGGTAACATTGGCAGGGAACATGACTCTAGTTATCTTAATCAGGATTGACTCCCGCTTGCATACCCCAATGTACTTTTTCATTGGGAATCTCTCATTCTTAGATTTCTGGTACACGTCTGTGTACACCCCCAAAATCCTAGCCACCTGTATTTCAGAGGACAAACGTATATCCTTAGCAGGCTGTGCTGCCCAACTTTTCTCTTCTTGTGTTGTGGCCTACACTGAGTGTTACCTCCTTGCTGCTATGGCCTATGATCGTTATGTAGCAATCTGCAACCCCCTTCTCTATTCAGTTGCCATGTCCAGGCCTCTATGTGTTGGCCTGGTTGCTGGGTCCTATGTAGGTGGGTTCTTGAATGCCATAGCCCACACTGCTAACACATTTCGCCTTAAATTTTGTGGGAAAAATATCATTGACCACTTCTTCTGTGATGCACCACCTCTGGTAAAGATGTCCTGCACTGACACACACGTCTATGAGAAGGTGATGCTGGGAGTGGTGGGTTTCACAGTTTTGTCTAGCATACTAGCCATCTTGATATCCTATTTCAATATCCTCCTGGCCATCCTTCGGATCCGCTCAGCCTCAGGGAGGTGGAAGGCTTTCTCCACCTGTGCCTCCCACATGATCTCTGTCATGCTCTTCTATGGGTCCCTCCTCTTCATGTACTCAAGACCCAGCTCCACCTATTCCCTGGAAAAGGACAAGTTGGCTGCCCTGTTCTACACAGTGGTGAATCCCATGCTCAATCCTATGATCTATAGCTTCAGGAACAAGGATGTGAAAGAGGCCTTCCGGAAAGCAATACAGAGAATCAAAATACCAAGATGA